The following are encoded in a window of Deltaproteobacteria bacterium genomic DNA:
- the secA gene encoding preprotein translocase subunit SecA translates to MFGGNIVKKVFGTKNDREVKRLRPVVEHINGLEPEFEKLTDAELREKTDEFRRRLGDGETLDDLLPEAFAATREASRRTIGLRHFDAQLIGGMVLHEGKIAEMKTGEGKTLVATLPFYLNALTGKGVHLITVNDYLARRDVQWMGPIYHALGLSVASIVHDHSYQFDPTYITKDYRYLNLRPVSRQEAYRADITYGTNNEFGFDYLRDNMKFALEEYVQRELHFAVVDEVDNILIDEARTPLIISGPAEESTDKYYGLNRIIPKLQRGAVTQGDVRQEDRAAIEAQGDYTIDEKAKTVSLTEGGVAKVERLLGVHNLYDPRHIDTLHHVNQALKAHNIFKRDVDYVIKDGEIIIVDEFTGRLMPGRRWSDGLHQAVEAKEGVHIREENQTLATITIQNYFRMYTKLAGMTGTADTEAPEFKKIYNLDVVVVPTHRPMVRADYADVVYRTEREKYEAVVEEIAESNAKGQPVLVGTVSVEKSELISSMLKKKKVKHNVLNAVNHEAEASIIAQAGRLGAVTIATNMAGRGTDILLGGNPEFLARSDMENEWITRAAKLPLQGAQRYEDALRELKEKYDQQVRQADERYKAASETYEQQRSDALRSFTEIQGRLMGLSPFRDLRQEYEEVSSSELIDALHSFRAIPESYLEVKETLDTAVLAHEDVEKSPARREFRAACEAFGAFVERWQGADGQRQQLLEAVDDSRRLYEQRLEEYEFVVTQSVVSTSEDAALVKDFEANRAAFEEAEAHCEALRIPYEKETREAHEAYESKRLEYVQAVEEVREELEKAPEAYSHRYDEILAGYQDNSTTERDKVVAAGGLHIIGTERHESRRIDNQLRGRAGRQGDPGASRFFLSLEDDLMRIFGADRMQGIMNRLGMEEGVPIEHGLVSRAIENAQKKVEAHNFDIRKHLLEYDDVMNKQREVVYGQRRDALAGDKLRDDVLEMATQLAEETAGRFVDKQAMASEWDLAGLVESLRGRFNVRLEFTPEEMQSLNADDVEEKVVDLVTQSYEEKEERLSPELLRQLERIIMLQTIDVLWKDHLLNMDHLKEGIGLRGYGQKNPLHEYQREGYELFQEMSDRIQEDVVGKLFTVEVDHERSAAELEELEARQAPRQMMLSHGDGEGPERVSTVRRDGDKVGRNAPCPCGSGKKYKRCHGK, encoded by the coding sequence ATGTTCGGCGGCAACATCGTCAAGAAGGTCTTCGGCACCAAGAACGACCGGGAGGTCAAGCGGCTCAGGCCGGTGGTGGAGCACATCAACGGGCTGGAGCCGGAGTTCGAGAAGCTGACGGACGCGGAGTTGCGGGAGAAGACCGACGAGTTCCGGCGGCGGCTGGGCGACGGCGAGACCCTGGACGACCTCCTGCCGGAGGCCTTCGCGGCCACACGGGAAGCGTCCCGGCGCACCATCGGGCTACGCCACTTCGACGCCCAGCTCATCGGCGGCATGGTGTTGCACGAGGGCAAGATCGCCGAGATGAAGACCGGCGAGGGCAAGACCCTGGTGGCGACGCTGCCGTTCTACCTGAACGCGCTCACCGGCAAGGGCGTCCACCTGATCACGGTCAACGACTACCTGGCGCGGCGCGACGTGCAGTGGATGGGGCCCATCTACCACGCCCTGGGGCTGTCGGTGGCTTCCATCGTGCACGACCACAGCTACCAGTTCGACCCCACCTACATCACCAAGGACTACCGCTACCTTAACCTGCGGCCGGTCTCGCGCCAGGAGGCCTACCGGGCGGACATCACCTACGGCACCAACAACGAGTTCGGCTTCGACTACCTGCGCGACAACATGAAGTTCGCGCTGGAGGAATACGTCCAGCGGGAGCTCCACTTCGCGGTGGTGGACGAGGTGGACAACATCCTGATCGACGAGGCGCGCACCCCGCTCATCATCTCGGGGCCGGCGGAGGAGTCCACCGACAAGTACTACGGGCTGAACCGCATCATCCCCAAGCTCCAGCGCGGCGCCGTGACCCAGGGCGATGTGCGTCAGGAGGACCGGGCGGCCATCGAGGCCCAGGGCGACTACACCATCGACGAGAAGGCCAAGACCGTCTCCCTCACCGAGGGCGGCGTGGCCAAGGTGGAGCGGCTGCTGGGGGTGCACAACCTCTACGACCCACGGCACATCGATACGCTCCACCACGTCAACCAGGCGCTGAAGGCCCATAACATCTTCAAGCGCGACGTCGACTACGTCATCAAGGACGGCGAGATCATCATCGTCGACGAGTTCACCGGCCGGCTCATGCCGGGGCGGCGCTGGTCCGACGGGCTGCACCAGGCGGTGGAGGCCAAGGAGGGGGTGCACATCCGCGAGGAGAACCAGACCCTCGCTACCATCACGATCCAGAACTACTTCCGCATGTACACGAAGCTCGCGGGCATGACCGGCACCGCCGACACCGAGGCCCCCGAGTTCAAGAAGATCTACAACCTCGACGTGGTGGTGGTGCCCACCCACCGGCCCATGGTCCGGGCGGACTACGCCGACGTGGTGTACCGCACCGAGCGCGAGAAGTACGAGGCGGTGGTGGAGGAGATCGCGGAATCCAACGCCAAGGGCCAGCCCGTGCTGGTGGGCACGGTGTCGGTGGAGAAGTCGGAGCTGATCTCCTCGATGCTCAAGAAGAAGAAGGTCAAACACAACGTCCTCAACGCCGTGAACCACGAGGCCGAGGCGTCCATCATCGCGCAGGCGGGGCGGCTCGGCGCCGTCACCATCGCCACCAACATGGCCGGCCGCGGCACCGACATCCTGCTGGGAGGCAACCCCGAGTTCCTGGCGCGCTCCGACATGGAGAACGAATGGATCACCCGCGCCGCCAAGCTGCCGCTCCAGGGAGCGCAGCGCTACGAGGACGCGTTGCGGGAGCTGAAGGAGAAGTACGACCAGCAGGTCCGCCAAGCCGACGAACGCTACAAGGCGGCGTCGGAAACGTACGAGCAGCAGCGCAGCGACGCCTTGCGCAGCTTCACCGAGATCCAGGGCCGCCTCATGGGGCTGTCGCCGTTCCGCGACCTCCGCCAGGAGTACGAAGAGGTGTCCTCGTCCGAGCTCATCGACGCCCTGCACAGCTTCCGCGCCATCCCGGAGTCGTACCTCGAGGTCAAGGAGACTCTCGACACCGCGGTGCTGGCACACGAGGACGTGGAGAAGTCGCCAGCGCGACGCGAGTTCCGCGCGGCGTGCGAGGCCTTCGGCGCGTTCGTGGAGCGCTGGCAGGGCGCCGACGGCCAGCGGCAGCAACTGCTGGAGGCTGTCGACGACAGCCGCCGGCTGTACGAACAGCGCCTCGAGGAGTACGAGTTCGTGGTCACGCAGTCGGTGGTCTCCACGAGCGAGGACGCGGCGCTGGTGAAGGATTTCGAGGCCAACCGCGCCGCCTTCGAGGAGGCGGAAGCCCATTGCGAGGCGCTGCGGATTCCCTACGAGAAGGAGACCCGGGAGGCCCACGAGGCCTACGAGTCCAAGCGGCTCGAGTACGTGCAGGCGGTGGAGGAGGTGCGCGAAGAGCTGGAGAAAGCGCCGGAGGCCTACAGTCACCGCTACGACGAGATCCTCGCCGGCTACCAGGACAACTCGACGACCGAGCGGGACAAGGTGGTGGCGGCCGGCGGGCTCCACATCATCGGCACCGAGCGCCACGAGAGCCGCCGCATCGACAACCAGTTGCGTGGCCGCGCCGGACGCCAGGGCGACCCGGGCGCGTCACGGTTCTTCCTGTCGCTGGAAGACGACCTCATGCGCATCTTCGGCGCCGACCGCATGCAGGGGATCATGAACCGGCTGGGCATGGAGGAGGGGGTGCCCATCGAGCACGGGCTCGTGAGCCGGGCCATCGAGAACGCCCAGAAGAAGGTGGAGGCGCACAATTTCGATATCCGCAAGCACTTGCTGGAATATGACGACGTCATGAACAAGCAGCGCGAGGTGGTCTACGGCCAGCGCCGGGACGCGCTCGCGGGCGACAAGCTCCGGGACGACGTGCTGGAGATGGCCACCCAGCTTGCCGAGGAGACCGCCGGCCGCTTCGTGGACAAGCAGGCCATGGCGTCGGAGTGGGACCTCGCGGGTCTCGTGGAGAGTCTCCGAGGGCGCTTCAACGTGCGGCTGGAGTTCACGCCGGAGGAGATGCAAAGCCTCAACGCCGACGATGTCGAGGAGAAGGTCGTCGACCTGGTTACGCAGAGCTATGAGGAGAAGGAGGAGCGACTGAGCCCGGAGCTGCTGCGGCAGCTCGAGCGCATCATCATGCTCCAGACCATCGACGTCCTGTGGAAGGACCACCTCCTCAACATGGACCACCTCAAGGAGGGCATCGGCCTGCGCGGCTACGGCCAGAAGAACCCGCTGCACGAGTACCAGCGGGAAGGGTACGAGCTGTTCCAGGAGATGTCCGACCGGATACAGGAAGACGTGGTCGGGAAGCTCTTCACGGTGGAGGTGGACCACGAGCGCTCGGCCGCCGAGCTGGAAGAGCTGGAAGCCCGGCAGGCGCCCCGGCAGATGATGTTGAGCCACGGCGACGGCGAGGGCCCGGAGCGCGTGTCCACGGTGCGGCGGGACGGCGACAAGGTGGGGCGCAACGCCCCCTGTCCGTGCGGCAGCGGCAAGAAGTACAAGCGATGCCACGGCAAGTGA